In one Musa acuminata AAA Group cultivar baxijiao chromosome BXJ2-5, Cavendish_Baxijiao_AAA, whole genome shotgun sequence genomic region, the following are encoded:
- the LOC135580998 gene encoding glutamate--cysteine ligase A, chloroplastic-like isoform X1: MHVAANGPRHEHGGCPPLNSVFPTPFPFRFALSIAPTSSVHSSVLRRRRRRCFFSAASVEKGILNRFRVMAAASGWLVNPIHFSENLGSGFGPERGGALKRRGVFVGFDSLVRHGERRSQGLRWVARGYGRTSGMVVAASPPTDDAVVITEPLTKEDLVGYLASGCKPKEMWRIGTEHEKFGFEVGTLCPMKYEQIADLLNAIAERFDWDKIVEGDYVIGLKQGKQNISLEPGGQFELSGAPLETLHQTCAEVNSHLYQVKAVAEEMGIGFLGIGFQPKWGLNDIPIMPKGRYEIMRNYMPKVGSLGLDMMFRTCTVQVNLDFSSESDMIRKFRAGLSLQPIATSIFANSPFTEGKPNGYLSMRSHIWTDTDNNRTGMLPFVFDDSFGFEQYVEYALDVPMYFVYRNKKYIDCTGMSFRDFMQGKLPCIPGELPTLNDWENHLTTIFPEVRLKRYLEMRGADGGPWRRLCALPAFWVGLLYDEVSLQNVLDMTADWTMEERQMLRRKVPITGLKTPFRDGLLRHVAEEVLQLSKDGLERRGYKEAGFLKEVTDVVQTGVTPAEKLLELYHGKWGRNVDPVFEELLY; the protein is encoded by the exons ATGCACGTGGCAGCTAATGGGCCGCGTCACGAGCACGGAGGCTGCCCGCCACTAAACAGCGTCTTCCCTACCCCCTTTCCCTTCCGTTTTGCGCTCTCCATCGCCCCCACTTCCTCAGTCCACTCGTctgtcctccgccgccgccgccgccgctgcttcttcTCTGCTGCCAGCGTAGAGAAAGGGATCTTGAATCGATTTCGAG TAATGGCGGCGGCTTCCGGTTGGCTTGTCAATCCAATCCACTTCTCTGAGAATTTAGGTTCCGGTTTTGGTCCGGAACGTGGTGGTGCTTTGAAAAGGAGAGGAGTCTTTGTGGGGTTCGATTCCTTGGTGCGGCATGGGGAGAGGAGGTCGCAAGGTTTGCGTTGGGTTGCTCGAGGATATGGAAGAACGAGCGGGATGGTTGTTGCCGCAAGCCCTCCTACGGATGACGCCGTGGTGATAACGGAGCCGTTGACGAAAGAGGACCTCGTTGGGTACCTCGCTTCCGGTTGCAAGCCCAAGGAAATGTGGCG aATTGGGACTGAACATGAGAAGTTTGGCTTTGAAGTTGGAACTTTATGTCCGATGAAATATGAACAAATTGCAGACTTGCTGAATGCTATAGCAGAGAGATTTGATTGGGATAAAATAGTGGAAGGAGATTATGTTATTGGCCTCAAGCAG GGTAAACAAAACATTTCATTAGAGCCTGGTGGTCAGTTTGAGCTTAGTGGTGCACCTCTTGAGACGCTTCACCAGACTTGTGCTGAGGTTAACTCACATCTTTATCAG GTGAAAGCTGTGGCAGAGGAGATGGGGATTGGATTTTTAGGAATTGGTTTTCAGCCAAAGTGGGGGCTGAACGACATTCCTATTATGCCCAAG GGAAGGTACGAGATTATGAGAAACTACATGCCAAAAGTTGGTTCTCTTGGACTTGATATGATGTTCCGGACTTGTACGGTTCAG GTCAATCTTGACTTCAGTTCTGAATCTGATATGATTAGGAAATTTCGTGCTGGTCTTTCTTTGCAACCT ATTGCAACATCAATATTTGCTAATTCACCTTTCACTGAAGGAAAACCAAATGGTTATCTTAGCATGAGAAG CCATATTTGGACTGATACAGACAATAACCGGACTGGAATGCTTCCTTTTGTATTTGATGACTCTTTTGG ATTTGAACAATACGTGGAGTATGCCCTCGATGTTCCCATGTACTTCGTCTATAGGAACAAGAAATATATTGATTGCACTGGAATGTCCTTCAGG GATTTTATGCAAGGAAAACTTCCTTGCATACCTGGTGAGCTCCCAACACTTAATGATTGGGAAAATCATCTAACAACAATATTCCCTGAG GTCAGATTGAAGAGATACCTGGAAATGCGGGGTGCTGATGGTGGCCCTTGGAGGAGGTTATGTGCTTTGCCAGCATTTTGG GTGGGCTTGTTATATGATGAGGTTTCATTACAGAATGTATTAGACATGACAGCTGATTggacaatggaagaaagacaaatGTTACGGAGAAAG GTTCCAATAACCGGTTTAAAGACCCCATTCCGCGATGGGCTGCTTAGACATGTTGCTGAAGAAGTTCTACAGTTGTCTAAG GATGGGTTGGAAAGAAGAGGATACAAAGAAGCTGGGTTTCTAAAAGAAGTAACTGACGTGGTTCAAACAG GAGTGACTCCAGCTGAGAAACTTCTAGAATTGTATCATGGAAAATGGGGACGCAATGTAGATCCCGTGTTTGAGGAGTTGTTATATTGA
- the LOC135580998 gene encoding glutamate--cysteine ligase A, chloroplastic-like isoform X2: MAAASGWLVNPIHFSENLGSGFGPERGGALKRRGVFVGFDSLVRHGERRSQGLRWVARGYGRTSGMVVAASPPTDDAVVITEPLTKEDLVGYLASGCKPKEMWRIGTEHEKFGFEVGTLCPMKYEQIADLLNAIAERFDWDKIVEGDYVIGLKQGKQNISLEPGGQFELSGAPLETLHQTCAEVNSHLYQVKAVAEEMGIGFLGIGFQPKWGLNDIPIMPKGRYEIMRNYMPKVGSLGLDMMFRTCTVQVNLDFSSESDMIRKFRAGLSLQPIATSIFANSPFTEGKPNGYLSMRSHIWTDTDNNRTGMLPFVFDDSFGFEQYVEYALDVPMYFVYRNKKYIDCTGMSFRDFMQGKLPCIPGELPTLNDWENHLTTIFPEVRLKRYLEMRGADGGPWRRLCALPAFWVGLLYDEVSLQNVLDMTADWTMEERQMLRRKVPITGLKTPFRDGLLRHVAEEVLQLSKDGLERRGYKEAGFLKEVTDVVQTGVTPAEKLLELYHGKWGRNVDPVFEELLY; encoded by the exons ATGGCGGCGGCTTCCGGTTGGCTTGTCAATCCAATCCACTTCTCTGAGAATTTAGGTTCCGGTTTTGGTCCGGAACGTGGTGGTGCTTTGAAAAGGAGAGGAGTCTTTGTGGGGTTCGATTCCTTGGTGCGGCATGGGGAGAGGAGGTCGCAAGGTTTGCGTTGGGTTGCTCGAGGATATGGAAGAACGAGCGGGATGGTTGTTGCCGCAAGCCCTCCTACGGATGACGCCGTGGTGATAACGGAGCCGTTGACGAAAGAGGACCTCGTTGGGTACCTCGCTTCCGGTTGCAAGCCCAAGGAAATGTGGCG aATTGGGACTGAACATGAGAAGTTTGGCTTTGAAGTTGGAACTTTATGTCCGATGAAATATGAACAAATTGCAGACTTGCTGAATGCTATAGCAGAGAGATTTGATTGGGATAAAATAGTGGAAGGAGATTATGTTATTGGCCTCAAGCAG GGTAAACAAAACATTTCATTAGAGCCTGGTGGTCAGTTTGAGCTTAGTGGTGCACCTCTTGAGACGCTTCACCAGACTTGTGCTGAGGTTAACTCACATCTTTATCAG GTGAAAGCTGTGGCAGAGGAGATGGGGATTGGATTTTTAGGAATTGGTTTTCAGCCAAAGTGGGGGCTGAACGACATTCCTATTATGCCCAAG GGAAGGTACGAGATTATGAGAAACTACATGCCAAAAGTTGGTTCTCTTGGACTTGATATGATGTTCCGGACTTGTACGGTTCAG GTCAATCTTGACTTCAGTTCTGAATCTGATATGATTAGGAAATTTCGTGCTGGTCTTTCTTTGCAACCT ATTGCAACATCAATATTTGCTAATTCACCTTTCACTGAAGGAAAACCAAATGGTTATCTTAGCATGAGAAG CCATATTTGGACTGATACAGACAATAACCGGACTGGAATGCTTCCTTTTGTATTTGATGACTCTTTTGG ATTTGAACAATACGTGGAGTATGCCCTCGATGTTCCCATGTACTTCGTCTATAGGAACAAGAAATATATTGATTGCACTGGAATGTCCTTCAGG GATTTTATGCAAGGAAAACTTCCTTGCATACCTGGTGAGCTCCCAACACTTAATGATTGGGAAAATCATCTAACAACAATATTCCCTGAG GTCAGATTGAAGAGATACCTGGAAATGCGGGGTGCTGATGGTGGCCCTTGGAGGAGGTTATGTGCTTTGCCAGCATTTTGG GTGGGCTTGTTATATGATGAGGTTTCATTACAGAATGTATTAGACATGACAGCTGATTggacaatggaagaaagacaaatGTTACGGAGAAAG GTTCCAATAACCGGTTTAAAGACCCCATTCCGCGATGGGCTGCTTAGACATGTTGCTGAAGAAGTTCTACAGTTGTCTAAG GATGGGTTGGAAAGAAGAGGATACAAAGAAGCTGGGTTTCTAAAAGAAGTAACTGACGTGGTTCAAACAG GAGTGACTCCAGCTGAGAAACTTCTAGAATTGTATCATGGAAAATGGGGACGCAATGTAGATCCCGTGTTTGAGGAGTTGTTATATTGA